The genomic window CGCCGTTTTATTATGTCGCCGGCCCGCCCGGCCTGGTGGCAGGCACCACCCAGCTTTTAATAGAAATTGGTGTTAAGGAAGATAATATAAAATTCGAAGAATTCGCTGGGTATTAATCTATGTATAAATGAGCAAAATCCAGTCTTACGAACATTCACCCTTTAACTGTAAGTTTTAGAAGATCGCCTTTCCAAATTGAAAATTGAAATAATTTTATCTTTCGTTACCAAACGATAAAAAATTCTGTAAGAACCAACACGTCTCCTCCACACATTGTCGTAACCTTCCATCTTTTCTA from bacterium includes these protein-coding regions:
- a CDS encoding type II toxin-antitoxin system RelE/ParE family toxin, with protein sequence MKNSLGSWELRIDPAVLKFINKLPQKDVRRIRAVVYSLPLNPYYGDLEKMEGYDNVWRRRVGSYRIFYRLVTKDKIISIFNLERRSSKTYS